In Deinococcus psychrotolerans, the genomic window GCGCCACTTGCTGCGTTGACCCTGTACCATTTCTGAATAGTGGTGCCGGTTCGGATGGCCGCCGAGGAACTGTTCTCGCTGTTGCTGCGATTTTTGATTTGCAGAGCGGTAGATAGATCGCTCCGAATAAAATCCACGGCCCGTAGACTATTGCCCGCGCACCAAATCCAGTCGTGGGCTTCGAGTTCCTGTGCCAAGTACCGCTCTAGCAGTGCGCCAAGCAGGTTTTCAGCCGCCATCGATTGACGGTGAAATCTGCTCGCCAGCTTCAAACGGTTTTGATCGGTGAAGCCGGCAGCAAAAGCACTCAGAATGATGTCTACGGCAGGGTCGGCGGTGGTGGCACTTTCACGCAAGATCAGTTTCTTCTGACGTTCAGCAGCGTAACTGCCGATCAAGGTGCGAAAAAATGCGGCTGCCTCCTCATCGGTGCTGCTGAACGTGAGTTCTTTCTTGCCAAACCTGGGAAAAGCACTCAAGGCTGTGCTCTGAAGGCCGTAGGAGATCAATGCTTGGAGCTGCGGCGTCCAAGCCAACGCGGCGTCATGTGCGGCAGCCTGAGCCACCTTGAGGAGATGTTGTTGTGGAAGCACGTCAGGAGTCTAGCGCCCTCGCTGCTTACGCGATTTCTCCAGTGAAACGGACAAATTCGGGCTGGCCCGGCAGATGGAAGCGGCAACTTTGCGGTGGGCGTACGTGTACCCCCAGCTCAGCTCACGCCCCGCCACATCCAAACCCGCGTCTCCCGCTTAAAACATAATGAGCCGCTCACCCCCTTGGGCGCTCAAGCAAGGGCGGAGTCACCCCTTTTGGGGTGGCCCCCGCTCTTTCACTTTTCACTGACCTATTGGACTCCACCGGTCAACTCGTCATAAGGACAAAGCGGATGCTGAAGCTTGTTATTGGAGGTGCTGCGGTGCTGGGATTGTCGTTGATGTGGTGGCAAAAAAGCAAATCTGCTCGGCCCGTTCGGCGGGTCAGACTCCCGGAAGTGGAAGTCGTGCCGCCCGATCCGGTGGATTTTAAAGTCCCGCTCCAACAGGAGCGAGCGGCTGAGGTGCACAGAGGAAGCAAGGTGATACGCTGAAAGTGCGTGGAAGACACTGACGAAGTGCTGATGAACCGAATGGCTGGCGGCGACGAAGCGGCCTTGACGGCGCTGTATGGGCGCTACGCTCCGTATCTTTACGGCCTGGGCCGCCGGATGCTGCGTCAGCAAGACGACGTGGAAACCTGTGTACAAGACGCTTTTTTCAATGCTTGGAAGGCAGCAGGCCGCTTTGATCCCAGTCGGGCCAGCGTCAAGACGTGGCTGGTCACGATTGCCCATAACCGAATGCTTCAAGCGCTCCGAGACCGGCCCGAAACGGGTCTAGACCTCGAAGAGTGGGACGCGCCGACGGCCTCGCCAGACCGCATCGAGCAAGTCATCGCTCAGCGGGCAGTGGATATTCTCGGTGAACCGGAAAAAACGCTAGTGATTTTGGCGTTTTATCAGGGCTTTTCGCACAGCGAACTCAATGAGCGCACCGGTCTACCACTGGGCAGCATCAAAACCTACTTGCGCCGCGCCCTGGCGCAAATGCGGGTCTTTTTAGAAACGCCGGTGGCTTCACCCGCCTCCGTACCGCCCCTTTCCCCGAGCGTTCCGTCTATCAATCCGGCCAAAGGAGGTCAGCAAGATGCCGAATAACGTACAGTCAGAACCATCAGAGTCGGAGAGCGAATTTGAAGAGATGCTCAGCTTGTATGCCTTCGGCTTGCTTGACGCAGGCGACGCCGCCCAAGTCGAGCGTCGACTGACCTCTGAACCACGCTGGCAAAGCGAGTTGCGGGCCTTTCAAGATACGCTTTCAGCGCTGGCTGACCCGGCTCCTGTGCCTGCGGGCAGCGCTGAGCGGCTGCTCAAGCGGGTGCAGGCTGAGGCCCAGCAACATGCACCGCAGCAGCAACACCCGCAGCCCGCCAGTATCTCTGCCAACCTGCCGATGCCCCAGCCGCCGCTCTCTGAGCCGTCTGACACCGAACTGCTTGTCACCAGACCGCGCCCCGCTTACCTCGGCCCGCTGCTCGCTTTGGGGCTGGCCGCCGCTGTGGCCGCCGTGCTGCTGCTGCCGCGCCTCAGCTCCTCACCCGAACAGCAACTCGCCAATTACCAAACCCAAGCTGGGGCCGTGACCACCCAACTGAACACTAAAGACGGGCAGAAGCTGGGTACAGCCGTCAGGCTCCAAGATGGCCGCGCCTTTGTGCTGCTGGCCAAGGGCGCTCCGGAGGGCAAGGCTTACCAAGCGTGGCAAGTTTTGGGCGCGGCCCCCGAGTCGCTGGGTGTCTTCAATGGCCGCAGCTTCCTGACCGCGCCGCTGAGTGGCAAAGTGACATTTGCAGTCAGCGTGGAGCCGCCTTCTGGCAGCGCTCAGCCGACAACCACGCCCATTTTGGCGCAGGTGCTTTGAGCTGAACGTTCACAGAAAAAGCGGACACTAACCCAAGGCGCAGGCAGAGAGCAGGAAGCCCGCGCTTGCGCTTTTTCCAATACTTTACGTTCCGCTCTCTCCCGCTTCTTCGCTCCAAGCCCGCACCACTTTCAGGTGTTGCCCGTCGCCGTCCACGACGGCCACCAGTGCGCCGCTGAGCAGCACCGTAAAGCGGCCCACCCGCGCGTCGGTGGGCCGCTTGCCTTGGCGCAGGTGCAGGGCCATCTCGGGCGTGGCTTCCAGAATCGGCAAGTCGATGGCGCTGAGATCAGGCAGCCCCGCCGCCTCACCAAGTTGCTCAAGTGGCGCGGCCTGAGACAGCTCGAACCTTCCTGCCCTAGTGCGGATCAGGCCCGACAGGTGCGCCGGAACGCCCAGCGCCGCGCCCACATCGCGGGCCAGTGAGCGCAAATACGTGCCGCTGCCGACCCGCGCCCAGACCAGCAGCGTGGGAAAGTCGCCCAGTGGCGGCGGCAAATGAATCGTGATCCCTACCGGGCTGGCGTTCCAGCGTCCATCTGGTGCGGGGCAAAAGGTGCGTGGCGCGGCGCTGAGGCTGCCGTAAATGCCGAGCAACTTGAGTTCGTGTAGTGTCACGCTGCGGGCGGGCAACTCGATTTGCCCTCCAGCGCGGGCCACCGCATAAGCCCGCACGCCGCCGACGTGCAGAGCGCTGTACTGTGGCGGAATTTGCTGCTGCGGGCCGGTGAAGCCCTGTAAGACGGCTTCGATGGCTTGGGCGTCTAATTCGGGCACGAAAGCCGTCTCGGTGACTGGCCCCTCGGCGTCCAGCGTCGGGGTGGCTGCGCCCAGACTGATAAAGGCCAGATAATCCTTGCTGTCGCGCTCCATGAACTGCACCAGCTTGGTGCTGCCGCCCACGCACAGCACCAGCACGCCGGTGGCCAGTGGGTCGAGTGTGCCGGTGTGCCCGACCTGCTTGGTGTTCAGGATGCGCCGCGCCCGCCCCACCACATCGTGCGAGGTCAGGCCCAGCGGTTTGTCAACGACGTAAATCGGCATCGGCGTCAGGCTAGCACAGTGCATGCTTCGTCTCAGCGCGGCAGCACATCTAAATGCTGAGGAGGCGCTTATGTCTTTTTACCGCAAGCCCAAACGAATTTGAACTCCTCTGCGCTCTTGGAGAGTAACGTGAAACCATCTATAAAAAGCCTAGAAAAAATTGAGGGTTCGCTCCATCTCAACCTAGAATCTGTCAACACAGAAGCCGCTAACACTTCACCTGCCCCGGCAGGAAACAGCTTGACTTGGAAGATCAATGCACTGGAAGAACGCCTGATTCATTGGTGGGCGCTGCACGGCATCATGCTGCTGAGGATTTCGCTGGGATTGGTGTTTTTCTGGTTCGGCGTGCTTAAGTTCTTCCCGGGTATCAGTGTGGCGCAGAACCTTGCCACCCACACTATTTCGGTGCTGACCTTCGGCTTAATGCCGCCTGCGGTGAGTTTGCCGCTGCTTGCGACGTGGGAGTGCGCCATTGGGCTTGGTCTGCTGACCGGACGATTTTTGCGCCTCACCTTGCTGCTGCTGCTTGCGCAGATGGCCGGAACTTTTTTGCCACTGCTTTTTTTTCAGCGCGAGACGTTCAATGTCTTTCCCTTGGTGCCCACCCTCGAAGGCCAGTACATCATCAAAAATCTGGTGTTGGTGTCGGCCGGACTCGTCATCGGCGCGGCGTCGCGGGGCGGCCGCATCATTTATGACCCGGGGGCGCTGGCAGTGGCCGAGCGCCTCCAAAGTCTGCGCGGGCGCTACCGCCGCCGCTTTCACCGCGATCCCTAAAGAAGAGGCGAAGGTGCCTGCACCCAAAGGCGGATGCCCAGGGGCTTCCCAAGCAAATTATGTGTAGAAACTGGCTTTTAGAATTCGGTGAGGCATGAAAAGATAACGCTGTGGCGCGGGTAAATTTTTGCATAGGATCTTGGAGTCTGGCGGCGCTGTGCCGCTGAGCCGAGCGCCACTTGCTTTTCAAACCGAGCCTGCACCGCTCCTCGGGGCGCAGCGCCGCGTCATCACCCTCTACACCGAGGAGGCCGCCGCGCTCACCGATGAAGGCGGCTGGCTCCGTCAGCTTCTGACAGGAATGCCGGAGATGCATTTTCAAGTGCGGCTGCTGGCCCGCACTGCCCCGGGCCACACGGCTGCGCCCTTGCCTGTTCTGCTCAACCAGCCGCTGCCACACGCAGCCGAAGCTCAAATCTGGTCACTTTTTGCGCCGGAACCGCAGCGCCCCACTTTTTCAGCCGCCGAAAAAAGTGAAGTCGAAGATGCCCTGGCCAGTTTGGTCACGGGCCTGTGTGTGCCGGACGCCACCGCCTTCACCGAGAGTTTGCAGGCTCTGAGCGAGCTGGCCGGTTCAGGTTCACTGACGGCCATGTTGCTGAGCGGTCAAGCGGCGCGGCAAATTTTGTGGGCCTGGCAGCAGGTGGCCCGCCCCAATTTGCGCCCGCGCTTGCCGGTGCCCAGCATCACCGACGCCTTGGCCCTCGCCGAGTGGCTCTGCGGAGCGCTGCGGCCTCTGGCGTATTCGCCGCCCGCCGCCGAGCTGGCGCAGGCGCAGGGCAGCGGCGCGGCAGGTTTGGCGGCGCTGCACGGCCTGTGGCGGCGCGGCACGCCGTTTATCTTGCTGGAGCCGCAGGCCACTTTGCGCCAGCATTACCTCGAATTTCGCCGCCGCCGCGTGCCGCTGGGCCAAAAAATCATGCAACTGCGCTTTGAGCGCTTGCTTTCGCGGGCGGTGTACCGGCAGGCCAGCAAGGTGGTGGCCGGTTCGGCGCGGGTGAGGCGCTGGCAAGAGCATCTGGGTGCGCCTCCAGCCCGCACGCTGCTCAGGAGCGGCGGCTTGCAACTGACCCGCGCGGCTTGGGCAACCCAGCCCATCAGCCCTGAGCCGGAACAAGCGGCGGTGGTGTGGTGCGGCGAGTGGCGGCCCGAAGAGCAGCT contains:
- a CDS encoding SinI family restriction endonuclease; this encodes MLPQQHLLKVAQAAAHDAALAWTPQLQALISYGLQSTALSAFPRFGKKELTFSSTDEEAAAFFRTLIGSYAAERQKKLILRESATTADPAVDIILSAFAAGFTDQNRLKLASRFHRQSMAAENLLGALLERYLAQELEAHDWIWCAGNSLRAVDFIRSDLSTALQIKNRSNSENSSSAAIRTGTTIQKWYRVNAASGATKWADFPASLPQPLSEAGFHQFIRDYAAASPNAKLSI
- the truB gene encoding tRNA pseudouridine(55) synthase TruB, producing the protein MPIYVVDKPLGLTSHDVVGRARRILNTKQVGHTGTLDPLATGVLVLCVGGSTKLVQFMERDSKDYLAFISLGAATPTLDAEGPVTETAFVPELDAQAIEAVLQGFTGPQQQIPPQYSALHVGGVRAYAVARAGGQIELPARSVTLHELKLLGIYGSLSAAPRTFCPAPDGRWNASPVGITIHLPPPLGDFPTLLVWARVGSGTYLRSLARDVGAALGVPAHLSGLIRTRAGRFELSQAAPLEQLGEAAGLPDLSAIDLPILEATPEMALHLRQGKRPTDARVGRFTVLLSGALVAVVDGDGQHLKVVRAWSEEAGESGT
- a CDS encoding RNA polymerase sigma factor encodes the protein MEDTDEVLMNRMAGGDEAALTALYGRYAPYLYGLGRRMLRQQDDVETCVQDAFFNAWKAAGRFDPSRASVKTWLVTIAHNRMLQALRDRPETGLDLEEWDAPTASPDRIEQVIAQRAVDILGEPEKTLVILAFYQGFSHSELNERTGLPLGSIKTYLRRALAQMRVFLETPVASPASVPPLSPSVPSINPAKGGQQDAE
- a CDS encoding DoxX family membrane protein, coding for MTWKINALEERLIHWWALHGIMLLRISLGLVFFWFGVLKFFPGISVAQNLATHTISVLTFGLMPPAVSLPLLATWECAIGLGLLTGRFLRLTLLLLLAQMAGTFLPLLFFQRETFNVFPLVPTLEGQYIIKNLVLVSAGLVIGAASRGGRIIYDPGALAVAERLQSLRGRYRRRFHRDP
- a CDS encoding glycosyltransferase, which gives rise to MPLSRAPLAFQTEPAPLLGAQRRVITLYTEEAAALTDEGGWLRQLLTGMPEMHFQVRLLARTAPGHTAAPLPVLLNQPLPHAAEAQIWSLFAPEPQRPTFSAAEKSEVEDALASLVTGLCVPDATAFTESLQALSELAGSGSLTAMLLSGQAARQILWAWQQVARPNLRPRLPVPSITDALALAEWLCGALRPLAYSPPAAELAQAQGSGAAGLAALHGLWRRGTPFILLEPQATLRQHYLEFRRRRVPLGQKIMQLRFERLLSRAVYRQASKVVAGSARVRRWQEHLGAPPARTLLRSGGLQLTRAAWATQPISPEPEQAAVVWCGEWRPEEQLETLLRAFDLVRRQRLDARLKLFGQPVAGFPAYRAWVGELITSLRLERCVTLEALPTDRAEVYRAGQLVVLTGSAYEVPSALLEAMTLGRAIIAPREESSAEVLGEAGVLCAAQDLLALSSHILRLLENPPLRRTLGEAARARSVLFSSDGWLDLQRELCEQIFGSAAETDWGHKPWAETKLDLGFPDDLELGDFDFGRNS
- a CDS encoding anti-sigma factor domain-containing protein; amino-acid sequence: MPNNVQSEPSESESEFEEMLSLYAFGLLDAGDAAQVERRLTSEPRWQSELRAFQDTLSALADPAPVPAGSAERLLKRVQAEAQQHAPQQQHPQPASISANLPMPQPPLSEPSDTELLVTRPRPAYLGPLLALGLAAAVAAVLLLPRLSSSPEQQLANYQTQAGAVTTQLNTKDGQKLGTAVRLQDGRAFVLLAKGAPEGKAYQAWQVLGAAPESLGVFNGRSFLTAPLSGKVTFAVSVEPPSGSAQPTTTPILAQVL